The Pseudomonas fluorescens genome includes a window with the following:
- a CDS encoding filamentous hemagglutinin N-terminal domain-containing protein — protein sequence MDDRQHAFLARQPSAALQNRDAFWGMPKRGLAFLLANVMFWQPMWAQADGIVVSAPGTSLGQAGNGVPIVNIAKPNGSGLSHNRFKDYNVGSNGVILNNATNPAQATQLGGIILGNPNLQGTAATTILNEVNGGNPSQLRGYTEVAGQSAHVIVANPYGISCNGCGFINTPKATLTTGKPIIENGQVSRYQVDQGSVAIEGAGLNANNVDRFEIITRSAKINAEIQAKNLTIVAGRNDVNANTLNATARADDGSAKPELAIDSSALGGMYAGAIKLVGTEAGVGVKLDGKMVASGGDIQLDANGHLSLAQTAAAGAIDIKAKSLETQGQVYAGSRLDVKTQGDLTSQNNLVARDSIHLDSGGTLSNNGIIEAGVNADNSRNTTGDVTLTAKQLNNGGKTVIASRDLNVTTSTALNNQGGTLSGQRKTTVTGNAVDNRNKGRILGNTELHLTADQVLNSQGGLINSQGLLTANLGHLENNAGELSSLNSATLILGSLDNLTGLVMAGKTLDITNAGAINNQGGELSSQGIVTVRTDSLDNRSKGTVAANGKLLVTASGKVNNADQGLIASRSADVELKAASLDNAKGTLQGKGLVTVDVAGDIDNQGGSIIAQDAKLSVFATNLDNRGGVLSSVKAALEARATGVLKNGYDVSRRSGTIQAQGLNIQALAGLFNDGGRLAAQAGDIVISNAGADIDNRSGGMYATGKVQVIGRGMDNRGDGQVSASRIDFDLSGALNNNAGIIESQDSLDILAASLSNQKGQLRTLGKNSTTAFSIGGLFDNSDGTLETASQDVGFDTGSVQNVGGKLLHTGLGLFGISQANLGQAGGQLVTYGNLTVTADRWTNSTAIQAGHLVVHVDQLTQTATGQLLSANSMEGRGSNWRVDGLIGSDGAIDLQLTGAYAGNGRLSSLGTLGLKAALINLEQNGSIAGGGSTSLVVDGVLNSYGRLTSAADMNVTAATLNNYGALGSAGALGVSTGDLLNEHGLIFSSGNTSLRVNSLTNRYADIYSLGDLSIDRDGLGTRASRILNSSGTLQSDGNMRLAANTVDNVREVLTTHDAGIYTASIREVACIEGVNAGDCSGGKENHVWQIIQRDKFEVTAASSASSITTGGNLDIQGDTLTNQSSSIGVGGALTANLVSLNNIGIETGEIETSRTFMSERTRSPGGWRAAANDFTNKYWLQSPGYNANDLGGLEAAMSRFIGMTEREIPALGSQTATTDNQTYAAIIQAGGAVDVRTSGNTDNSVVRGGYNYVGAGPRTDTQADNAFSTRVSVNRQLPPSLTQQQVDPLALPGFDLPTGQNGLFRMSGDASTTPTQGSGLTQVRGLPDSSFRTNPQKYLIETNPALTDMRRFMSSDYLLTNLGYDPDVAAKRLGDGFYEQRLIQQAVIARTGQRFLDGQTSDDGMFKYLMNNAIASKDALNLSLGVSLTAEQVAALTHDIVWMETRTVNNEQVLVPVLYLAQANNRLAANGALIQGADVSLIAGKNLNNAGTLRASSNLRATAGDSLVNSGLMEAGGGWMRWRVIT from the coding sequence ATGGACGACCGCCAACACGCCTTCCTGGCCCGCCAGCCTTCTGCTGCCCTGCAAAACCGCGACGCCTTCTGGGGCATGCCCAAACGCGGCCTGGCGTTCCTGTTGGCCAACGTCATGTTCTGGCAGCCGATGTGGGCCCAGGCCGATGGGATCGTGGTCAGCGCGCCGGGCACCAGCCTCGGTCAGGCGGGCAATGGCGTGCCCATCGTCAACATCGCCAAGCCCAATGGCAGCGGTCTGTCCCACAACCGGTTCAAGGACTACAACGTCGGCAGCAACGGCGTAATCCTCAACAACGCCACCAACCCGGCCCAGGCCACGCAACTGGGCGGGATCATCCTCGGCAACCCGAACCTCCAGGGCACGGCCGCCACCACCATCCTCAACGAAGTCAACGGCGGCAACCCGAGCCAACTGCGCGGCTACACCGAAGTGGCAGGGCAGTCGGCCCACGTCATCGTCGCCAACCCCTACGGCATCAGCTGTAACGGCTGCGGTTTCATCAATACCCCAAAGGCGACCCTGACCACCGGCAAGCCGATCATCGAAAACGGCCAGGTGAGCCGCTATCAGGTGGACCAGGGCAGCGTCGCCATCGAAGGCGCGGGCTTGAACGCGAACAACGTCGACCGCTTCGAAATCATCACCCGCAGCGCCAAGATCAATGCCGAGATTCAGGCGAAGAACCTGACCATCGTGGCCGGGCGCAATGACGTTAATGCCAATACTCTCAACGCCACTGCCCGGGCCGACGACGGCAGTGCCAAACCCGAATTGGCCATCGACTCCTCGGCGTTGGGTGGGATGTACGCCGGCGCGATCAAACTGGTGGGCACCGAGGCCGGAGTCGGGGTGAAGCTGGACGGCAAGATGGTTGCCAGTGGCGGGGATATTCAGCTGGATGCCAATGGGCATTTGAGCCTGGCGCAGACGGCTGCTGCCGGTGCCATCGACATCAAGGCCAAAAGTCTGGAAACCCAGGGGCAGGTGTACGCCGGTAGCCGCCTGGACGTGAAGACCCAGGGCGACCTGACCAGCCAGAACAACCTGGTGGCGCGCGACAGCATTCACCTCGACAGTGGCGGCACGCTGAGCAACAACGGCATCATCGAAGCCGGCGTCAATGCCGATAACAGCCGCAATACCACGGGCGATGTCACCCTCACGGCCAAGCAACTGAACAACGGCGGCAAAACCGTCATTGCCAGTCGCGACCTGAACGTCACGACCAGCACTGCGCTGAACAACCAGGGCGGCACCCTCAGCGGCCAGCGCAAGACCACCGTCACCGGCAACGCTGTGGATAACCGCAACAAAGGCCGCATCCTCGGCAACACCGAACTGCATCTGACCGCCGATCAAGTTCTGAACAGCCAGGGCGGCCTGATCAATAGCCAGGGCCTTCTGACGGCCAACCTGGGCCATCTGGAAAACAATGCCGGTGAATTATCCAGCCTGAACAGCGCGACCCTGATCCTCGGCAGCCTGGATAACTTGACCGGCCTGGTCATGGCCGGCAAGACCCTCGACATCACCAACGCGGGCGCGATCAACAACCAGGGTGGTGAGCTGTCCAGCCAAGGCATCGTGACCGTGCGCACCGACAGCCTGGACAACCGTAGCAAAGGCACCGTCGCCGCCAATGGCAAGCTGCTGGTCACGGCGAGCGGCAAGGTCAACAACGCCGACCAAGGCCTGATCGCCAGCCGCAGTGCCGACGTCGAACTCAAGGCCGCCAGCCTGGACAACGCCAAGGGCACGCTGCAAGGCAAGGGCCTGGTGACCGTGGATGTCGCGGGCGATATCGACAACCAGGGCGGTAGCATCATCGCCCAGGACGCCAAGCTGAGTGTCTTCGCGACCAATCTGGACAACCGCGGCGGTGTGCTGTCCAGCGTCAAGGCGGCACTGGAGGCGCGGGCCACGGGTGTGCTGAAAAACGGTTATGACGTGAGCCGTCGGAGCGGCACGATCCAGGCCCAAGGACTGAATATCCAAGCCTTGGCCGGGCTGTTCAACGACGGCGGGCGCCTGGCCGCGCAAGCGGGCGATATCGTGATCAGCAACGCGGGCGCGGATATCGACAATCGCAGCGGCGGGATGTATGCCACCGGCAAGGTCCAGGTCATTGGCCGGGGCATGGACAACCGCGGCGACGGGCAGGTCAGCGCCAGTCGCATCGACTTTGACCTTTCGGGCGCGCTGAACAACAACGCGGGCATCATCGAAAGCCAGGACAGCCTGGATATTCTTGCCGCCAGCCTGAGTAACCAGAAAGGCCAACTGCGCACCCTGGGCAAGAACAGCACCACGGCGTTCAGCATCGGAGGTCTGTTCGATAACAGCGACGGCACCCTCGAAACCGCCAGTCAAGATGTGGGCTTCGACACCGGCAGTGTCCAGAACGTGGGTGGCAAGCTGCTGCACACCGGCCTGGGACTGTTTGGCATCAGCCAGGCCAACCTGGGCCAGGCGGGTGGGCAACTGGTGACCTACGGCAACCTGACGGTGACGGCCGACCGCTGGACCAACAGCACCGCGATCCAGGCCGGGCACCTGGTGGTTCATGTCGATCAGTTGACCCAGACGGCCACCGGCCAGTTGCTCAGCGCCAACAGCATGGAAGGCCGTGGCAGCAACTGGCGCGTCGATGGCCTGATCGGCAGCGATGGGGCGATCGACCTGCAACTGACCGGCGCCTACGCAGGCAACGGCCGCTTGAGCAGTCTCGGCACCTTGGGCCTCAAGGCCGCGCTGATCAACCTGGAGCAAAACGGCAGCATCGCCGGCGGCGGCAGCACAAGCCTCGTGGTCGATGGTGTCCTCAACAGCTACGGTCGCCTGACCTCGGCGGCGGACATGAACGTCACTGCCGCCACGCTCAACAACTACGGCGCCCTCGGCAGTGCTGGCGCGCTCGGCGTATCGACCGGCGACCTGCTCAACGAGCACGGGTTGATTTTCAGCAGCGGCAATACCAGCCTGCGCGTCAATAGCCTGACCAACCGCTATGCCGATATCTACAGCCTCGGTGATCTGAGCATCGATCGCGATGGCCTCGGCACACGTGCCAGCCGCATCCTCAACAGCTCCGGCACGCTGCAGAGCGACGGCAACATGCGCCTGGCGGCCAACACCGTCGACAACGTCCGTGAGGTCTTGACCACCCACGACGCCGGCATCTACACCGCCTCGATCAGGGAAGTGGCCTGTATCGAAGGGGTTAACGCCGGCGACTGCAGCGGTGGCAAGGAAAACCACGTCTGGCAGATCATCCAGCGCGACAAGTTCGAAGTCACTGCAGCCAGCTCCGCCTCCAGCATCACCACCGGCGGCAACCTGGACATCCAGGGCGACACCCTGACCAACCAGAGCAGCAGCATCGGTGTCGGCGGCGCATTGACCGCCAACCTCGTCAGCTTGAATAACATTGGCATCGAGACCGGCGAGATCGAAACCTCGCGCACCTTCATGTCCGAGCGCACGCGCAGCCCGGGAGGCTGGCGCGCCGCCGCCAATGACTTCACCAACAAGTACTGGTTGCAGAGCCCAGGCTACAACGCCAATGACCTGGGTGGCCTCGAGGCAGCGATGAGCCGCTTCATCGGCATGACCGAGCGCGAAATCCCCGCGCTTGGCTCGCAGACCGCCACCACCGACAACCAGACCTATGCCGCGATTATCCAGGCCGGCGGCGCAGTCGATGTCCGCACCTCGGGCAACACCGACAACAGCGTCGTGCGTGGCGGCTACAACTACGTCGGTGCCGGCCCGCGTACCGACACCCAGGCCGACAACGCCTTCTCGACCCGCGTCAGCGTCAATCGGCAACTGCCCCCCAGCCTGACCCAGCAACAGGTCGATCCGCTGGCCTTGCCGGGCTTTGACTTGCCAACCGGGCAAAACGGCCTGTTCCGCATGAGCGGCGACGCCTCGACCACGCCGACCCAAGGCTCAGGGTTGACCCAGGTGCGCGGCCTGCCCGACAGCTCGTTCCGGACCAACCCGCAAAAATACCTGATCGAGACCAACCCGGCGCTGACCGACATGCGCCGCTTCATGAGCTCGGACTACCTGCTGACGAACCTCGGCTACGACCCCGACGTCGCCGCCAAGCGCCTGGGTGACGGCTTCTACGAACAACGCCTGATCCAACAAGCCGTGATCGCCCGCACCGGCCAACGCTTCCTCGACGGCCAGACCTCCGACGACGGCATGTTCAAATACCTGATGAACAACGCCATCGCCAGCAAGGACGCGCTGAACCTGTCCCTGGGCGTCAGCCTCACCGCCGAACAAGTCGCGGCCCTGACCCACGACATCGTCTGGATGGAAACCCGGACGGTGAACAACGAGCAGGTGCTGGTGCCGGTGCTCTACCTGGCCCAGGCCAACAACCGCCTCGCGGCCAATGGCGCGCTGATCCAAGGCGCCGACGTCAGCCTGATCGCGGGTAAAAACCTGAACAATGCGGGCACCTTGCGTGCGTCCAGCAACCTGAGGGCGACGGCAGGCGACAGCTTGGTCAACAGTGGGTTGATGGAGGCGGGGGGCGGTTGGATGCGTTGGCGAGTAATAACCTGA
- a CDS encoding ShlB/FhaC/HecB family hemolysin secretion/activation protein, with the protein MSVFALGTRLVVASLCFLAMNIAVAAPTPGDTDLIRERQDRLLEEQRRRLEELKDLPGKEAKPTQPTAPVDTRCFPIKTIELKGADALSDAERERLLKPYIGQCLGVPQLNELLKVITDHYLDKGLVTSRAYLPQQDLSSGHLQVLVVEGRLEGLKGAENSQLSDRELAMAFPGKTGELLNLREMEQMVDQMNRLPSNRAQMELTPGQNIGGSEVRVNNTPQKPWRAGLSRHNEGQKSTGEQQWGASLDWDSPLGLADQLALRGGHDAVSDHQKTSRNGMLYYNLPFGWWNLSYTYSQSEYRAVGQANGFNFKQSGDSQNHQVRLERVVHRDAVSKTSLNTGLSYLRTNNFIEDSKLAESSNRISEAQFGINHGRRIGNAFVNLDLGLQQGIGALDAQGDHEPGPGLPDARYRKYTATLSYLQPFMLGGESFSFSSLMTGQRSEDVLFSPQRMSLGGLSSIRGYKDQTLSGDSGGYWRNDLRWSRPVTVEWLRPVFAEYGTSLGYDQGVIRGDRYNGDQHGRMSSNSLELFARGEHLNASVTFAHSLERPDALPEREAPIYFRVDVSI; encoded by the coding sequence ATGTCCGTATTCGCCTTAGGGACGAGGCTAGTCGTTGCGTCGCTGTGTTTTCTAGCGATGAACATTGCCGTCGCCGCGCCAACCCCCGGTGACACGGACCTGATCCGTGAACGTCAGGATCGCCTGCTCGAAGAGCAGCGCCGGCGCCTGGAAGAACTCAAGGACCTGCCCGGCAAGGAGGCGAAGCCGACTCAGCCGACGGCCCCTGTCGATACCCGTTGCTTCCCGATCAAGACCATCGAGCTCAAGGGCGCCGATGCTCTGTCCGATGCGGAGCGCGAACGCCTGCTCAAACCTTACATCGGCCAATGCCTGGGCGTGCCGCAGCTTAACGAGCTGCTCAAAGTCATTACTGACCATTATCTCGACAAAGGCCTGGTCACCAGTCGCGCCTACTTGCCGCAACAGGACCTGTCCAGCGGTCACCTGCAAGTGCTGGTCGTCGAGGGCCGCCTGGAAGGCTTGAAAGGTGCCGAGAACAGCCAGTTGTCGGACCGTGAGTTGGCGATGGCGTTTCCCGGCAAAACCGGCGAACTGCTCAACCTGCGTGAGATGGAGCAGATGGTCGATCAGATGAACCGTTTGCCGTCCAACCGTGCACAAATGGAACTGACGCCGGGGCAGAACATCGGCGGCAGCGAAGTGCGGGTCAATAACACCCCGCAAAAGCCTTGGCGCGCCGGCCTGTCACGGCATAACGAAGGGCAGAAAAGCACCGGCGAGCAGCAATGGGGCGCCTCCCTGGACTGGGACAGCCCCTTGGGCCTGGCTGACCAACTGGCCTTGCGCGGCGGCCACGATGCCGTCAGCGACCATCAGAAAACCTCACGCAATGGCATGCTCTATTACAACCTGCCGTTTGGCTGGTGGAACCTGAGCTACACCTACAGCCAAAGCGAATACCGCGCCGTGGGCCAGGCCAACGGCTTCAATTTCAAGCAGAGCGGCGACAGCCAGAACCATCAGGTGCGCCTGGAGCGGGTGGTCCATCGTGACGCGGTGAGCAAGACCTCACTCAACACCGGCCTTTCGTACCTGCGCACCAACAACTTCATCGAAGACAGCAAGCTTGCCGAAAGCAGCAATCGCATCAGCGAGGCGCAGTTCGGCATCAACCATGGCCGGCGGATCGGCAATGCCTTCGTCAACCTCGACCTGGGCCTGCAACAAGGTATCGGTGCTCTCGATGCCCAGGGCGATCATGAACCGGGGCCGGGGTTGCCGGATGCGCGCTACCGCAAATACACCGCGACCCTCAGCTATTTGCAGCCCTTCATGCTGGGCGGCGAGTCCTTCAGCTTCAGCAGCCTGATGACCGGCCAGCGCAGCGAAGACGTGCTGTTCAGCCCCCAGCGCATGAGCCTGGGCGGCCTGTCGTCGATTCGTGGCTACAAGGACCAGACATTGTCCGGCGACAGCGGCGGCTACTGGCGCAACGACCTGCGCTGGAGCCGTCCGGTGACCGTGGAATGGCTGCGCCCGGTGTTCGCCGAATATGGCACCAGCCTCGGTTATGACCAGGGTGTGATTCGTGGCGATCGCTACAACGGTGATCAGCATGGGCGCATGTCGAGCAACTCGCTGGAGCTGTTCGCCCGCGGTGAGCACCTGAACGCCAGCGTCACCTTCGCCCACTCCCTGGAACGTCCGGATGCCCTGCCCGAGCGCGAAGCGCCGATCTACTTCCGCGTGGATGTATCCATTTAA